One window of Arvicola amphibius chromosome 6, mArvAmp1.2, whole genome shotgun sequence genomic DNA carries:
- the Higd2a gene encoding HIG1 domain family member 2A, mitochondrial, which yields MAAPRPVSSEAPFDPSQAPVIEGFSPTVYSNPESFKEKFIRKTRENPMVPIGCLGTAAALSYGLYCFHRGQSHRSQIMMRTRIAAQGFTVVAILLGLAASAMKSRP from the exons ATGGCGGCTCCGCGTCCTGTCAGTTCGGAGGCGCCTTTCGATCCGTCCCAGGCTCCAGTCATCGAGGGCTTCAGTCCCACGGTCTACAGCAACCCAGAGAGCTTCAAGGAGAAATTTATTCGCAAGACCCGTGAGAACCCAATGGTCCCCATAG GCTGTCTGGGTACGGCGGCTGCCCTCTCCTATGGCCTTTACTGCTTCCACCGCGGCCAGAGCCACCGCTCCCAGATAATGATGCGCACCCGGATCGCTGCCCAGGGTTTCACGGTCGTAGCCATCTTGTTGGGGTTAGCGGCATCTGCTATGAAGTCTCGACCCTGA